TTAATCTCAACGCATTATGCTTAATTTGGTCGATTAAATAATCGATTAAGTTGGATTGTACGAGTTAATATAAGGTAAGAAAGGAGAAAAAAACATAGAACGCCAAGAGGTTAATCTTAACTCATCTAATACTGACGTGAAGAATGATGAGCAAAAAGTACAACCATTACCATTTATTCTTTGTTTTCTTGAAAAACGTGAGAATGCCACAAGCGGCACTACAAGTGGCACGTTTGGTGATATTGATTGTGCTGACAATAGTTAAAATAAGTAGGGGGACTACGGTTCTCCTACTATTAATAAAAAGGAGATTACAATGATTCTGGCTATTGGTAATTCTGGAGTTTATGAAGTAGATGCCTTCCGTTCAGTTTTTGATATCTTACAACAGAATGGACATAAAGCTATTCTGTTTAAACAGGATAAATGTCTAGATGGAGAGTTTTTTATCTTTGAGATAATAGATGGGATGGTAGTATATAAAGTTACCATTGATAGTATTGTCTATAATTTAAACGATTTCTCGGCTATTTGGTATATGAAACCACACCTACCTTTTGAATTGTTGAGGTTTGAACCAGCTGAATATCGTAGTTTTATTAATAATCAATTTAGGTCTATGCGTGTTGCTCTATGGTCTTTGTTTGGGGATAAGAAGTGGCTTGATGACCCATGGGCTATTGAAAAAGCAGAAAATAAAATTTTTCAACTTTCCGTGGCCACTCAAATTGGTTTTAAAGTTCCTGATACCATTATTACTTCTGATCCGGATAGGGTAAAAAGTTTTTACAATAAACATAATGGAAATATTATTGTAAAGTTACTTAACTCTGGACCAATGGTAGATAAAGTCATTTACACTAATAAAATTAGTGAATCTGATTTAGACCGTATAGATGCTTTTAAAACATCACCATCTATTTTTCAGAAATGTATCGATAAAGACTATGAAGTGAGAATAACAATCGTTGGAGACAAAATATTTGCAGCCAAAATATATTCTCAGGCGGATGTTGAAACAAGTGTGGATTGGCGCCGTCAACCTAAGCTTAATGATTTCAAAGTAAAAATGGAATCAATGGTTGTACCCATAAACATTGAGGTTATGTTGCGTAGGTACATGAAAGCTTTGAATTTAAGGTTTGGTTGCCTGGATATGATAGTTGATAAGTATGGCGATTATATATTTTTAGAGATTAATCCAAATGGTCAATGGTACTTCATGCAACTCCAAACTGAACATAATATATCTGCAGCTATTGCGGATTTACTGGTTTAGATTATAATTTAGAGGGAACCGCTTTAGCGAAGTACCTCTTTTTAATTAATTATTATATGCAAATAAACAAACTATTAGTTGCCCAAATTAAACAAATGTTTGATATAGATCAAGATGTTAGAATGCAAGCTATGGTGAATAGAAGTCTGAATGAACCATTAGTAAATTTTTGTTCTACAAAAAATAATAACATCAAAACTAAGATGGGATTTAGCATGGCTAATTTTCTAGTGTATTCTATAGATGCCATTCATAATGTTAAGTTGCATAGAATCATAAATGATTATGGCTACCCGAATACAAATTACTTGGGTAAAAGAGGGTTATATTATTTTTGGCTTCTTATTCAACATCAAGATGAGGATTTTAAATTACAAAATGATTGTTACAAGCATTGCGATTTTGCGCTAAAGGAAAAAGCTTTATTAACTGATAGAATTTTAATTAGACAGGGTAAAAAACAGATTTATGGCACACAGTTTTTTAGAGATAAAAAAACAGGTAACATGCGACTACGCCCCGTCGAAAATTATAAAATTGCTAATAATCTAAGAAAAAAATTGGAATAAAAACTACTATTGAGGATGATTTAAAAGTTTTGACGGAGCGGTCTAGAATAAAAAAGTAGATATAATATTTAGTTTTCTTATAGTTGAATATTTACGAGTATTTTTAGCATTTCAACAGGCAATATCTGACTCTATTTCTGAAAAAAAGTGATGACTTTTTTTATTTTGAGTAAGTTAGCATTTTCCATAGGGCTACTTTAGCACAAATGAGGGGTTTTATGAAGGGTAAAATAACCGATTTAATAATATTTATTTAAAAGTACCAACAAATACAAAAAACAGTCCAAGTAATGGGCTGTTTATTGTATTTAAATAAAATCTTATTTGAACTTTTGAAATTTCTTGGCTTTAGCATCCAATGTTTGTTGTTTAATCTCTAAACGCTTCTTAGTTTTATGAGATCGTGATTTTTGTGGTTTACCAGGGCCCGACCTTCTTTTTGACATATGATTGTTTCTATTTATTAATATCTCACTATATTAATACAATATACTATTTTAGACAAGGGGTTATTATGCCTTTTTTCTATCTAGCTTATCCAAACCAATCATTTTAACACCAAAATAAACCACTAATGACACTACCACGAAATCAATAAAAACAGTAATCAAGTCACCATACATAATCCTCGCACTACCAATACTGACGGCCGCATTTTTAAAACCATCAACAGCACCCAAGGGAATACTAATGATGGGATTAATAATATCAGTGACAAGAGCACTAACTAATTTAGAAACAGCGCCGCCTAAAATAAAACCAACAGCTAGGCCAATGACGCCTTGTTCGCGAATGAAATTAATAAATCCCTGCATAAAATTTAATTATATTTATAAATTAATCAAATACACAATGATAAAACAATTTTAACACTTCATAAACTATCAGTAAATAAAAAACTGACCCACGTTTAACTAATGAGTCAGTAAATCAATTATAATTCTAATTAGAGGTTAGAGATTAAAGCTAGCTTTAAAATCCTCCTCACCAAAAGGTAAGCGAATAAAATCAGGTTCTTTCAGATCACAAAATCCGCAACGGCGAATTATTTGACCTGACAAAGCGGCGTTGATTATGTCCTCCCAAGTCTTTAGTGGTGGACCGAAAACTGCAGATTGTGAAGCATTAGGAAAAGCTTCATATTCACCAACAAGCATATGCGTTGGTTTAAAATTTAAAAATTTCCCTAAAGCGTGCTCATGCGTTTCGACTATAGCCTCAGTAAAACCCAACTTCATTGCTAAGTTATTAGCGATTTCAAGTCCCCAAGCGGCGTTACCGGTAACGATCATAAATTTCATTATTATTTTTCCTTACTTTGTTTATTTTTGAATCAAGTTCTTAAGTTCTTCACCGGCTTGATGCCAATTTTTTTTATCCATCTTGAAAGGAATGATATGTGGACTATAGTTCTGATGGGTCGCC
This Candidatus Komeilibacteria bacterium CG_4_10_14_0_2_um_filter_37_10 DNA region includes the following protein-coding sequences:
- a CDS encoding large conductance mechanosensitive channel protein MscL, with protein sequence MQGFINFIREQGVIGLAVGFILGGAVSKLVSALVTDIINPIISIPLGAVDGFKNAAVSIGSARIMYGDLITVFIDFVVVSLVVYFGVKMIGLDKLDRKKA